Genomic DNA from Nomascus leucogenys isolate Asia chromosome 10, Asia_NLE_v1, whole genome shotgun sequence:
AAGCCCATCCTGCAGGCAAGGCTTTAGGCACCAGGTGCTGGGAATATGATCGGCAGTCACAGCTCTCCTTGTAGACTCCCCACACGTGCCTGATTGGTGTCTCCCCTCATTGTACACTGAGGTTCAATGACATGAAATTTGCCCACCTGGCAAAAATGGCATTTGACCCTAGGTCAGTCCAAGGTGAAGCCCCAAGCTGGTTCTAGCACCCGAATGAGACCAGCAGGGCCACCTATGTCCCTCTGCCTATTCCTAGATGATGCCCCTCCCACCTTACTAGTAACCTCCCTGCCCGAGGGCTCAGCAGCCCGTCCTCTGTCCACTCAGCAAGTATACATCGTGCCCCTCTTTTGGACAGGCTCACTGGGGACACAGTGGCAGGCTGAAATAGACAAGGTCCCCCTTTTCTTGTGGAGGAGCCAGACCCCTCAAGACCACACAAATCACACACAGATATGTTATTCACAAAGTTGGGTGAATGCTTTAAAGGACAAATTCAGTGAGAAGTGCCCAACCCAGCACCGGGGAGGGGGGTAGTGAATAGTTTCCCAGGGCCTTGAACCTCTCATCAGTGGTGGGAGATAGAAACAGAAGGGCCTGTGGCAGTGCAGCCTGGCTATCCCCCATGTCTGCTCTCCCCAGAGAGGTTGTGGGGTAGAATGTGGAGCATAATACAGCCCCGGTGACAGGTAGTCGGTCCTTCCTAGCACCTCTCTCTGCTGGGTGTGGCTACAAGATATGTGTGGAAGTTCTGTGTGCCACCTCCACATGTGTCCTTAAGGGGCAGAACTAagccctctcctcccctttcctctttcttgctGGCTGGACCGGGGGCCACATGATGGGGAAAGCTGGAGCAGCCATCTTGGCCCACAGGCAGAAGTCCCATGTGGGGGACAGCAGGGAAGTCACATTGAAGAAACCAGACCTCTGACAAATTGGGGAGCAGAGATGCCACACCAGCTCTGGTGTTTCCACTACAGAGAAATACATTGCCGTCTTGACTAAGCCACAGCTATTTTGGGTGtctctgttatagcagccaaatCTGTACTCATACACCATCTCACAGGGTTTTTGTAAAGATTTAGagagaaaatgtatgtaaaacaaAATACACTGTATGTGTCCAATATGACAATTATTATTAGGTTTGGGATCATGCTACtactgtttccctttttttttttttttgagacagggtcttgctctgcagcccaggctggagtacagtggtgcaatctcagctccctgcaacctctgccttctgggcgcaaggctggtcttaaactcctagcttcaagggatcctcccatctcagcctcctgaatagctgggactacaggtgcacaccaccacacccagctaattttgtcttttatgtagagacagggttttgccgtgttgcccaggctagcctcgaactcctgagctcaagtgatccacctgccttggcctcccaaagtgttgggattacaggccaccacaccctcATTTCCCTTCTTAACAATTCTTCTAGCTGGTGTGgtacgcctataatcctagctactcaggaggctaaggctgaaGGATcccttgaagctaggagtttaagaccagcctgggtaacagagtaagacccctcccctcccatcccctgctttcccttcccttcccttcccttttattgagacagagtctcactctgtcgcacaggctggagtacaatggcgtaatctaggctcactgcaacctccacttcttgggttcaagtgattctcctgcctcagcctcccgagtagctgagattataggtgcgtgccaccacacccagctaatttttatattatgagtagagatggggtttcaccatgttggtcaggctggtctcgaactcctgaccttaggtgatccacccacctcggcctcccaaagtgctgggattacaggcatgagccactgtgcacagctaattttatatatatatatatttttttagtagagatggggtttcaccatgttgcccaggctggtcttgaactcttgacctcaagtgatccatctgccttggcttcccaaagtgctgggattataggtgtgagccaccacttccagccagagaccccatctctaaaaaaagaaaaaaaaattaattaggcaggcatggtggcatgtcacagctacttgggaggctgaggcagggggattgcttgagcccaggagttccagaccagcctgggcaacatagcgagaccttgtctctacaaaaatttaaaaaattagccaagagtggtggcgcacgcctgtagtttcagctactcaaaaggctaaggcaggagaatcgcccaggaggtcaaggccgcagtgagctatgaacgtGTCaatgcactcaagcctgggtgacagagcgagatcttgtctctcAAACTAAAAACTTCTAGAGACCAAATTCCTTGATTAGGCCTCAAAGGTCCCGTGTGATCTGTCTCCTTCCCCTGCTTTCCCAGCCCATCTTTGTCCCTTCCCTCTAGCTCACTGGCATTCTCTGGGTTTCTGAACTAGCCAGGCTTATTCCTATCTCATGACTGAGGTGCACCCTACCCTCCACCTGgaacaggggttggcaaactatggcccacaggccaaatccagccagTCACTTGtatttgtaagtaaagttttgtTAGAACAGagcccattcatttacatattgtttgTGGCTGCTTTCCCCCTATAACAGCAGAGCTGAGTGGAGTAATTGCAACAGACCatctggcccacaaagcctaatgtatttactatctggccctttgtaGAAAAAGCtggggccaggtggggtggctcacatgtgtaattccagcactttgggaggctgaggtgggaggatcacttgagaccaggagttcaagaccagcctggccaacatggcaaaactctgtctctactaaaagatacaaaaattagccaggcatggtggcatgtgcctgtaatcccagctactcgggatgctgaggcacaagaatcacttgaacctgggaggtggaggctgcagtaagctgagatcacgccactatactccagcttgggcatagagtaagactgtcttagaaaaaaaaaaaaaagtttgctgatccctaGCTTGGAAGGTTCTTCCTCACTGCACTTGCCTGGTTCATGCCCTCACATTCTTCATATCTTGGCTTCGATGTCCCTGACCCTTTTGGCGTTAAGTTCTCCTGTAACACTCCCTTTGAGAAGTACATTGTACTTCTCAAAACTGTAATTAAATGAGTTCTTTAATTCCTATCTTCCTTACTGTGAACTCCATGGGGCTGGAACCACATGGGCTTATTTATAAGACCTGGCACCTAGTAAGTACTTACAATAATTTGTggagtaaatgaattaaaaaaaaaaaaaaaaaaaagctgtttaggccaggcgcagtggctcacgcctgtaatcccagcactttgggaggccaaggcgggcagatcacttagggtcaggagtttaagaccagcctggccaacatggtgaaacaccatctctactaaaaataaaaaaattagctgggcattgtggcgggcacctgtagtcccagctacttgggaggttgagccagaagaattgcttgaacccgggatatagaaaatgaaatagaggttcctcttcaaacgGACTTTCCTCCCAGTCTAATTCAGAATAGGTAGTAACCTCTCTTAGAACCAAAATTTACTCAAAGACCTGTGTTAATATTCTTCAATTCTGCTAgctgtaataaagaaatcaataggccgggcccggtggctcacgcctgtaatcccagcactttgggaggcagaggtgggcggatcacgaggtcaggagatcgagactatcctggctaacatggtgaaaccccatctctactaaaaacacacacacaaaaaaaattagctgggtatggtggcgggcacctgtagtcccagctactaaggaggctgaggcaggagaatggtgtgaaccctggaggcggagcttgcagtgagccgatattgcaccactgcactccagcctgggcgacagagcaagactccgcctcaaaaaaaaaaaaaaaaaatcagtatactctgttcttagctcccacatttTAGCTTAGATATTTGCCCTGGCATACCTGATCCGGTCCAAGGAAGCATTAAGTCATGGCCtattcctcttccttatttgaaggtgtttatGCCTCTCAGCATTCCAGAAGTTACTTGCTCTCTTCCTTTGTTcccctctgcctttgcctctttggggaagttctaagttgctagccaatcgggTTGagtacagaatgtgaggtcctgttccagccaatggaaactggacacagcagtagggtggatgcgtcaggttataaatgaccccgTCTCTTTTGTTCGTGTGTGCTCTTGTCACAAGACTGCTAGCAAgcagcaccctttctgcagagaGTAAACTAGCCTTGCTGAGAGATCCTTTGTCTCAGTGTTGATTTTGGCGACACCGAGCACCCATTCccaacacaggaggcggaggttgcaatgaatcaagatgttgccactgcactttagcctgggtgacacagcaagactccatcttaaaaaaaaaaatcactggggaggccaggcatagtggctcatgcctgtaaacccagcactttgggaggccaaggcagaaggatctcttgaacccagaagtttgagaccaacctgggcaacatagcaagagcccatctttacaaacaatcaaaaagtcagccaggcatggtgacacacacctgtagtcccagctacttgggagggtgagatgggaggattgcttaagcctgagagatggaggctgcagtgtgctgtgatcatgccactgcactctagcctgggcgacagagtcagaccctgtctcaaaaaatcagtcaatcaattggccaggcgcagtggccagcactttgggaggccaaagcaggaggattacttgaggtcaggagttctagatcagcctggccaacatggtgaaaacctgtctctactaaaaatacaaaaattagctgggcgtggtggcatacgcctgtaatcccaactacttgggaggctgcagtgggagaatcgcttgaacctgggaggcagaggttgcagtgagtcaagattataccactgcactctagtctggacaacagagcaagactccgtcttaaaaaagaaaaaaaagtcgaTCAATCATTGAGGAAAAACCCAACCAACAAAAGATTTGTGTGGCTTCTTCAGTAATTTCAGCAATACTATGAAACAATACCTCTGCATTCCTGTTCTTCATTCTCTCCGCCAATTCCTTTTCAAGAGTATCAATGATTTGTTGGTTATTACTATTCTGTCTACTGATATCCTGTAAGAACTGGGCCTTATCCCTCGCTTCCATGGGACTAGTGAGTAGTTTTTCAAACAGGAAACCACGGAGCTCTATCAGGCTGTCAATAAAATTCTGGGCTTCTGCACTTCTACCCTGTGTCTGTATCTGCAGGAGCCTAGCAGCCTGGGGGTTGTGGAGCAAGAGTCTCAGGACATTCTTGGTGGAGTCTTTGATCTGCTGCGTAAGTGGTGAGAGGCTGGATTTCTGCAGCTCTATGGAAAGGAGGCGGTCTCTGAGCCacccttcctcctcagcctcttcctgctcctgcaattgccttcctttctctttcaggCACCTGACATTTTCAAGGAGGACCTGGCAGAGATCCTCATGCTCTCTCACTGCCCTCATGATGTCCTCCCCCAGCATCCCCTCCATATCCTCTCTGTTGGATGCCACATACGACAGCAAGGTCACCAGCTCCACCTTGTAGATCGCCTCATCCAGGATGGACATGATCCTTTTGGCCTCAATAGTGGTGAGTTTGGTCCTAGAGAGAACCAAGGGTTTTAGTGGGTCAGCTGGCCTTTTAGATGGGTCTGCCTTTGGCCCTATTCTGTTGATAGCAGGGGCCTGATACAAAGGGGCCATGGTGAGAATGTCTAAAGCCATCTTGTGAGCAGCCCTCTGTGCCTCTGTAGTTCCGCAGAGATGGAGACTTCAGTAGACTACTTGGGTCTCATGCTTTTATTGTCTCTGGCCATCCTGCAAAAGGAAGAAGTAGGTGTGAGTGCAGCTGTGCTGACATCTGTGTGGTTAGTGTAGCTGCAGAAACCACAACTGTTGACATCAAGAGTTCATCTTAGGTCCTCTGTCACTTTTACACAGAACCTTTCACTACTGGAAGAGTTTTCAGCTTTGTGAGGGTGTTAGGGCCACAAGGGCAGGAAGACAAAGTGTGGAGGCATCTCAGACACATGTGTCAGGCAGGGACCAGCCAGGAAGACAGACACCATTCTAAGGATTTAAAACCAGAGACTGGTTACATCAGTGATGGGAGAGTTGAGAGGCCAACTAGGGGAAGACAAAGCCGTCCCGCAATTGTCAATGGCAGGAAGCCACCACATGAAGAAGTGGTGAGCCTGGGGCCCAGGGTCACCCAGGGGAAGCTTGAACCACAGCCATCAGTTCCCAGAGGAGCTAGAGACATTGCTGGAAATGGAGGTTAAAGAAGGGTGGCGGTGGGGGAGGAGAAATACCCTGGTTTCTTTCTATTGCCCTTGGCCAAAACCAGCAGGAAACCAACTGACAAGGGAGCCTGGGCGATGGAACCACAGGCCTCAGCCTATGTCTGAGCAGGACAGAGACAGGACAGACAGCAGTGTAAGACTAACAGGACTAGGAATGGCACATTTTCactgattttaaagttttgttttgttttgtttgtttatttgttttgagacagagtcttgctctgtcgcccaggctgcagtgcagtggcatgatctcagctcactgcaacctctgcctccagggttcaagtgattctcctgcctcagcctcctgagcagcgggactacaggtgcgcaccaccatgcctggctaatttttgtatttttagtagagacagggttttgccatgttggccaggctggtctcaaactcttgatctcccgtgatccacctgcctttgcctcccaatgtgctgggattacaggcctgagccaccatgcccagccatttttaagtactgattttaaaaattggtggGGTGGTTGGTGGTGAAATACAActttgaaatacaattttaaaaactgtttcactaggccgggcgcggtggctcacgcttgtaatcccagcactttgggagtccgaggcgggcggatcatgaggtcaggagatcgagaccacggtgaaaccccgtctctactaaaaaatacaaaaaaaaaaattagccgggcgtggtggcgggcgcctgtagtcccagctacttggagaggctgaggcaggagaatggcgtgaacccgggaggcggagcttgcagtgagccgagatggcgccactgcactccagcctgggcgacagagcgagactccgtctcaaaaaaaaaaaaaaaaaaaaaaactgtttcactAAATGCAATGTTGTATTCTGGATTGGGTTCTGGAGtggaaaaaggacattagtggaacTGGAGAAATCCAAATCCAAATCCAAATCTAGTCTAAAGTTTAGTTAATAGCATTGTACCAGCATTAATTTTGTAGGCgctgttaccctggctggagtgcaatggtgtgaccatggctcactccagcctcgacctactgggctcaagtgatcctcctgtctcagcctctcaagtagctaggactacaggtgctcgatgcctagctaattttttaactttttgtagagaggagctccactatgttgcctaggctgatcttgaactcctaggctcaagcaatcctcccaccttagcctcccagtgttgggaatacagacatgagccatcgcgccGGGCCTAATTTTGTGGTTTTGACAAACACATCAAGGTTAtctaagatgttaacattagaggGAGCTGAATGGAGGGCATACGGGAACTCTccgtactatctttgcaacttttctataaatctacaACTATTACAAAGTAAAAAGTTTAGTTAAAAGActgtttcaggccaggcatggtagctcacacctgtaatcacggcactgtgggaggccgaagcgggtggatcacctgaggtcaggagttcaagacaagcctggccaacatagcgaaaccccgcctctactaaaaatatgagagaatgccaggcatggtggtatgcatcttCCACTCAGGTtaaccccagttactcaggagtctgaggcatgagaatctgttgaacccaggaggcggaggttgcagtaagccaagtttgcatcactgtactccagcctatgcaacagaatgagactctgtttcaaaagatagatagataaat
This window encodes:
- the IQCD gene encoding dynein regulatory complex protein 10 codes for the protein MALDILTMAPLYQAPAINRIGPKADPSKRPADPLKPLVLSRTKLTTIEAKRIMSILDEAIYKVELVTLLSYVASNREDMEGMLGEDIMRAVREHEDLCQVLLENVRCLKEKGRQLQEQEEAEEEGWLRDRLLSIELQKSSLSPLTQQIKDSTKNVLRLLLHNPQAARLLQIQTQGRSAEAQNFIDSLIELRGFLFEKLLTSPMEARDKAQFLQDISRQNSNNQQIIDTLEKELAERMKNRNAEVEKENFVIQELKNHLHQVLKFSENSLLRTKQEAEKQQKADFRASQARVAKIQQEILQLQSQFYNLVMENWEAEQALRKKKYKVETEIEKWIQKYDTEMGEKQEELEDLDAVHREEKISLEELRQRHKVLVGEFAQIQEEREIDSKKRMEAEQEMVRMVRAATLIQALWKGYLVRSLLRSKKKQKRGKGKAKDKEKGKQKGKKKGKGKK